AATAAAAACTCTGCAATAatcattcttttatattttttttggataagCATAGTTtatactttcaaaatattctttcgGTATTTTCTTcggaaataagtttttattctaTTTGACAACTACTGTTGTCATATTTAGAAATTTAGATGATAAAAGTCActgggccttaccaataatcaataaattaaagctcacttaaatatttaactgggttttaaatattttaccgtaccattaaacattttaatagttaGGTTAAGGCATAACATCCAGTGAAATTGTATTGTTGGGAAACTCAACTATAAAGAGACCGTTAAATTAAACTCCATGGTTTGCACTGTCACTTTGACAGCACATCCAACAAATACTATTCAGGTCACAAAAGTTGAGATATGTTGTGATTGTTGTCTGCTGATTGTTTTACCTATAGTGTCAAAAAACCTTTGCTAGTCATATTTTGAGaatggtttaatttttaaaactttgtttgcCTCTTTGTTTCAGCCACATCTCCAATAATGGAATCATCCgaatacatttcaaaataaatattttagtctTGTATATTTTTACACATATTACTATTGTTACTTCAATGCTGTCCTTTTGACAGTGAATTAAGTAGAAAATGTAGTATAAGGCTAATTAGTAAAGGCCCGTTTATTTTCGTTATTAGTATACACGCAAATTAACTCTCTGTTAAAATTTAACCCGACGATACCCAAACGTGTTTTTAGCAATTCATTAAAGCTAAGGAGACACGATTGGAAGCACTTCTAATATCGCTAGATTTTtcccaacaaaaattaactaattttcttttaaccaTGTATACACACAATTgtatctgtcaaaagtgacagaaaaaaaatgtacagcCAAAGCGACTTCTTGCAATCGTTTAAAACCGTCTGAACACCCAATTtcctgtatttttaaataaataaaaatttaactaaattttcttttaaccaTGTAAACACACAATTgtatctgtcaaaagtgacaaaaaaagaattgaaagccAAAGCGACTTGGCCACTAGTTGCATATTGGATGATGGTCTTTGCCAACAATatcatcaaatttttaattgcaagAAAGTtagaaaacaaacacaaaactgTACaggattttgaaagaatttaaaaatacaaaaatggatGCCAAAAAACTAACTTCCAATTAagtcaactttattggaaagtccGGTATTACACAGCGCATGTTTTCCCTTGCATCAATTAAGGGCGAAAgagaaaggaataaataaaaaatgaaatagaaataaatctgtctcGGCATGCACGTAAAAGCTAATCCTTGCATGTTTTTGTCATTTGCCTTTCCTTTTCTTCGTATTTTTTTGCATTTGCTTCACTTCGTGTTCGTGTTTAGTAGAGCTAATACATCAAAATGGGACACGGAGACGGAAGTGAATTCATGTTGATCCACGGTGCCACTGCTGGAAAAAAGTTTGtgtccaaatttgaaaataaacatgaCCACTTGTAggtaaaaattaccaacataatTCAAGAcgaaaaaatttgtaaacatagATAAATGAATTTatcacattttatttaacatattttccatattatgcagatgacatttattttttaattacgtacaaataaactcacaaaatccctaacaaacttaattaaattaaattaacctAAACAAAGATGgcgaaatataaaaacaaagcgTTTTAACATGATATCACAGTATATCAGTTTTTAGAATCGTTTTATTAAAAGTTGCTTAAATGAGTTCAaccgttgtttttgtttagccGAGTGAGTatgttaaaacaacattttcgttACTCAAATTGTCAAACATCTTttttcgtttccgaaaaatatgaccaaatggaattaaaaactaacatttgACCAAATGTGGCAACCGTGGGTTTGGGTACACCGATTAAGCAACGAAAGTAGAAATGGAagatatctgtcaaaataatgcatAGATTTAAAAATCCGAAAAGTCTTCGTGTAATGACACGCGCATCACCGAATgactcttcaaaaaaaaatagccaaTTAATGCGCATTAAATACATGCGCTGTGTAATACCGGACAAAGCTAGTCAAGAAAAATTGTCCTAACTACAAATCTTATGTCAAAATAATagttgattatgttttttttttcattcaactgaaagctgaactttattactctgagatttatttaatttctgcacaatttaatttaatgtttttgtgtaaaagggttccttgttagTCAAGTAAAGTTCTTAGTTTGAAAAGTATGGCACTTTTAAAACTAACTAGTTACCTtcgtcaaaatttacgttcaatgAATGCAGTTGTTGGCTTCATATAAAGACCCTTGTGTTGTCTAAACCTGTACAatgggccttaccaataatcaaaattaaagctcacttaaatatttaactgggttttaaatattttgacataccaataaacattttaatagttaGGTTAAGGGCTAACgctcagttaaattttattgttgggaAACTCAACTATAAACGGACAGTTAAATTTAACTCCATGGTTtgcactgtcattttgacagcatACGCAACAAATACTTTTTGGTTACAAGAGTTGAGAtttgttgtgattgttgtctgctgattgttcttggcaatattttatgaaaaagtaagtcgaataatacttttttgaatatataattGTTATGTTCTAATAAATATTCATCATTTTAGAAATGGCTGAAAAACGGAGCAGATCATCAAATTGGACGATGGCAATGAAGGAGCTACTGGTCGAAGCAGCTAGACCACTTGCGGATATTATTGATTCCAAGCTAAATGATGGCAAATCATTAAAAGCCAAAGCTATAGCCTGGCAAAATATTGCTACAACGTTTCAGGCAAGTGGCTTTGAATTGACGCCGAAACAAATAAGAGACCGATAGAGCCGCTACAAGCAGGAGGCGCGGACCAATTTGAGTCAATTTAATCGATCTCAGAGGGAGACCGGTGGTGGAAAACCTCCTAAGGAACCTTCTGAGATCGATTACGAAATTGCTGAAATTTCCGCTCTGGATTTCGTGGAGGATACCGCAGAATTTGATTGCGATGCAATATGgcttgatgatgttgatgacaAGTAGAATATTTTCttgatatgatttttgttttaaatttttttttttattccagagAAAACATACCATCCTCATCAAATCCACCCGAACCAGAACCTGAAACGAAAAACAGCCCTCCTCCTCCGCCTAAAACTATATGCAAAAACCCAAGGAAAAGAGCGCGCAAATGTCCGACTTTGGGAACATCTGAAAAGCTCTTACAAAAACGAATTGCACAAGTGGagatggaaacaaaaaaaaaagaaatcattctTGGACTTCAGGAAGGTGTTTTAAGAAAGAAGCTTGAAGTGCAAGAACGGAAGCTCCActtagttaatttaaaaataaaggctGAAGAGGACAAAGTGGAGTAAATTATGAGTCAGTGATTCTTAGTATGCTTCTGTTAGATTTTACGGATAATGTATCTACCAATGAACGAGAATAATTGtgcctttaaattaatttagctTCATTTAATTCACTGGAAGTTAATTGGTAGATAGATTGTCTGTAAAATCTAACTGAATCATACCAAGagtcattaatattttttttttaacgaactgaagcatttgtttttaattttgtgataaCTACATAAGTacaaatactatttttaaattagttgaTACAaacgttatatttttattttctaaacacggactgaactttattttttttttgtgattttcttTGTAGTATTTTAAGTAGAAtaagtatttaatttagttttaaaatataaaccaacgtgtgtacttttttttttaaaaaagtcatcaataaataattgttatttaaatatttgtgttgtttttattttttctgtcaaaaatttcgaaccatttattattttgaactcTCAATAATTCGtagtgttttcaaaaacaacggAGTTTCAAATTAATGAGAGTCAACTGTAAAAAGacagtttgaattaaaaagcaaatttcaaataaaatatggtttcagttttattttattatctattaaaatatttttgaataaatatgttTCTATAATAACGCCCACTCAGTCTTCGTCTTTGCACattttcattatcatcattCTGATTTAAATCACCATCAGGCATAATTGTATCCGAATCATCTAAGAAACCCACTGTTGAAAGAAAGTCATAAGTATatgcatttttgtttgattttctttttgtactaTATACCATTCGAAGAACCCTTTGAATGTTATGAAGAATGCAGATAGCAACTATCGAAGCCTTAGCAGTTTCAAAGTTCAGTTGTATTCCGTTGAAGcaacatcaaaatttatttttgagctgCCCAAACAAACATTCTATGTGGTTCCTAGTGCGTATATGGCTTCTATTGTACCGCTGTTCTGGTTCTGAGAGAATGGCAGACACTCTAAATGGCGTCAATAATATTTTCGATCCCGGGTACCCAGAATCAATAAGAATAACACCTCCTTGTAAATCCATATTTTGTAAACGGTGATATATGGAAGATTCTCACCATATTCTAGGGTCGTGGGCTGAACCTCTCCAACGGGCAACAACGTCAGTAACGCGCTGACTTGCATCACATACAAcctaaaagaaaaggaaaaaaatatttcaaaaaattgccatctaaaaattgtttgaactttttttttgagaatcaagaaatgttaaaaatacttttacatgggaattttttgaaatcattctttaaattgataatggttataagaaacacttaggtgacataaattagaactcagaaccgtctgaaaCATCTCAATTAAGAGAGTAGTtatgaaatgacagtggtttgtatgtaacacttccaagaatttcgagagaaaatcatagaaaattcttaaaagtgttacatacaacccaccgtcatttcataactactctcttcattgggatggttcaaacggttcggagttttaatttatgtctgctaactgattccgtaaactctattaaattcaaaaaattatttcaaaaaatttgtatctaaaaattgtttcaacttttatataatttgtttgaaatttaaatttttaaaaaaccacaactaccgacaaaaaagtaaacaacagattAACCGTTGTGTCAAATGGTACATTTGAGGTTGCTCATGTCAAGACATAATATgcccagtcaaaaaaaaaaacactggattgaatatgtatttcataattttaacttaccaaCATCCTTCTGGTAAGATCCTGCGGCAAGATATCTCAGCCCTGTCAATACAATCAACTCACTTGAAATTGCACCACCTCTATTGGAAGCCGAGGCGATGTCTTCCCGCAAAAGATCAATAATGAATCTGGCAGTTGTCTTATCAAatcttgaatttatttgttttattttttcaagtttatgccggaaaacaaaaatatttacctgtAGTGCCGATAAAACTCCGTATCGTCATATTTCGAGAatggttcaattttgtttttataaactttttgccTCCTTGCATCGGCCACAtcttccaagatatttaaatcttCCATTATTGTATCGTCCGAATccatttcaaacttaattttaatcaaatgtttttgtttatgttttgcaaatttttcttatgtcaattcaattttgtctTGTTGACAGAGAATGTAGTAGATATTGTAATAGAAGGCTAATTAGTAAAAGACGTCTTTATTTTGGTTATTAGTATACACGAAAATTAACTcgctgttaaaatttaactcaacgaTACCTAAACGTGTGTTTAGCGAtttattattggtaaggcccaatGTCTCGATCTCCTGTAAATGTTCTGAGCCGATACTGTTTTTATCTTTTAGATGCCTATACTGTTTTTATCTTttagatttaaatgtttttgaacgaCTCGctgttttcatttctaaataCATTTTCATATTCTTTGCCATCTGTCAAGAAATTGTCTTTCGatgaatttattaaatctttgatttttaaagttgtaatagattttttttgatcGCTCCtagcagtttttcaaatatGGTCACACTTAATTTCAATAAACTTGTACTAAAATCACTTTGACGTAAGATGTCATTTCACAAAAGTCAAAACTTTCATGTGGCTACCggctaaaaaaataactttctcgtcttttctgaaaataaacaaatttctacccatttttacttaaataaaacactaataagtgatttaattatttccattaataatattttcttaaaactaatcgaaaaagaaaaacctgtatAAAATGGCTGCAGCATTTGATGTTGGTGCAAACGAAGGTCCCGGATTTGTTGGTATTCGATTTTGTCAAGAATggtttgttttacattttcgaTGCTTCTTATCAACAAAAATCttgtattattaaattaaatttatattttagcaATAACATGTTGTATCCAAAAGAAgacaaggaaaataaaattctattatATGCCTGCAGAAATTGTGATTACAAACAAGAAGCTGACTCAAATTGTATTTACGTGAACAAAATTATGCACGAAATTGAGTAAGTTGTTCGATAATGAAATTGTTTGCTTAGCTTTCTTTTTAacaaggttttgtttttttaattttctatttaaagtgAATTAACACATATTGTACCGGATGTTATATCTGATCCAACTCTACCAAGAACCGAAGATCATGCCTGTCCGAAGTGTACTCATCGCGAAGCTGTATTCTTCCAAGCTCAAACTCGACGAGCTGAAGAGGAAATGAGACTGTACTACGTCTGCACAAACCAGAACTGCACTCACAGATGGacagaataaaagaaaatggatatgatttttaataaagttttattttgtttagtaaaTATTCGATTGCATTTTAATTGATAATGATGGGATGCCAGGGGGAGTCTTCCGAGTTCGTTGAAATAGACGAGTTgggatttttatgttttaaacaatttaggtTTGTGTGAATTTATATTGAGGTCAATAAATATTATCTGTGACTTGACGGCTGGATGTCACATTTCACTTAAAAGTTTATACACAGTTAATTCCTCTTGGGAATGGACAAATCCTCCAATATTAATTCATGTCGTGAAAAAATGGATTGGTTCATTTTCGTTAGTCACTAGGTAATGGTTCTCTGCCAACTTAAGCGccagtaaattatttatttagataaatGGGAACCGAGAAAATTTAAACGCAAAAACCTTTTTCTATCCCAATAATCTTATCGACGACTTATTTCCTATCGAAGTCCTCATCTAACAAGTCTCTTCTTGTCATCGATAGACGTCGTCATTCATTTGAATTTGCAAGTATCCGAAATAGTACAGAATTTCGAGTATGTTCCTAATGAAATGGGACTATAAACTTCTTTAAAACGTTTCTGCTCCTTCTCATGAAATTATCGAATGTTAATGTTTCAAATAATGGAACTTTTAAATGAACAGATGCCGTACTCTGTCGCGCTATCGTGAATAAAATGACAGGCCATTTCATTAGCGAATCTTGCACTTCGGAAGATAAGGCCTGAGGCCATCTCTTTATACCTTTATCAATGCCCTTAATGATAAGAAGGTAATTTTATAAACGTTTTGATGAGCAAATCGCCCTCGCTTACCAATTTCAAGTTCTTGCAAATTATctctatttcatttttatacaaaaaagtaaaaacaaaattttggttggtttttcttgttttttaatgagAGTAGTACACCAATAgatttaaaactgttttaaatgCTGATTAGCTAAAGtttatatgcaaacaaaaaaattataaaacgtaAATTAACTGTTTTGCTGATATAAGTTTCTTATTCATTTCAATAAATGCAAAGCGCTAAAAGCTtgtatcttttaattttaattaaattttctttttgtcttaTTCTTCTTGTTGTTTTGAATTGTCACCGCCTCTAGCTTCTTATGGTGCACATCTGTCCAAGAATCTTGGATACAAACAAACTTCTCTAATGTGATAACGATTGAGTAGCCAGCAAACAAAGCGTTCCAAACCCAGACCATAACCACCATGTGGTTGAGTTCCATAAACTCTCTGGTCAGTGTACCAGTAGTATGGTTTGGGATCAATTCCTTCACGTGCATAGCCCTTCAGCAATTCTTCACTATCCCATATCCTCATCGAACCACCAACGATCTCACCAACATTTGGCAAGAGAACATCGACACTTTCAGTCAGTTCAAGATCCTCGGGACACTTGGCCATGTAGAACGATTTGATGCCAGCTGGAAAACGACACAACATAATTGGTTCGTTGATGGCATCTGTCATTTTACGTTCTGGAGCTTCGGGAATGTCCtgagaaaaacaaacataaatttgtttcttattttttaaaatttaattaatttaacttacTTCACCAAACTCATAGAAAGTTCCATCGTCCTTGGTAACGTTGTTTTCCTTTAACCATTTTATAGCATCGGCATAGTTCATTCGCTTGAATGGCCTCTTGGGCGGTATAAAGTTAGGATTGAGTTCCTTGACTATGTGTCCATCGGGTGATGCAAGTACTCGATCGACAACATCACAAATCAAGTCTTCCAAACGGTCGAGCAGATCGTCGAATGAAATAAATGGACATTCAGCCTCGATGTGAGTGTATTCAGCCAAATGGCGACGGGTTCGACTTTGCTCGGCACGATAACTTTGAGCGATACAGAAGACATCACCCAAAGCTGGGATACAGGTTTCTAGA
This window of the Eupeodes corollae chromosome 3, idEupCoro1.1, whole genome shotgun sequence genome carries:
- the LOC129951281 gene encoding DNA-directed RNA polymerase II subunit RPB9, yielding MAAAFDVGANEGPGFVGIRFCQECNNMLYPKEDKENKILLYACRNCDYKQEADSNCIYVNKIMHEIDELTHIVPDVISDPTLPRTEDHACPKCTHREAVFFQAQTRRAEEEMRLYYVCTNQNCTHRWTE